Proteins encoded by one window of Candidatus Odinarchaeum yellowstonii:
- a CDS encoding endonuclease Q family protein, translating into MVDLIADLHIHGKYSGGSSKNLDIEELTYYAGLKGVSILATGDFTYSKWLSELESKLTFEEDAGIYSFRKDNFKVYFILQAEVNTVTGDEKRGGKRVHHIILAPSFDVVKQIKDVLARYGGLESDARPTLKIPIPEFIEVVKEVDELIEIIPAHIFTPWYGLLGSFNGYDHIRDCYEDKLSEIHCLETGLSADPTYIQAISWLDDYSIISCSDLHSYYPHRLGREATVFNLKKPSYKEIIEAIRLNDERLKMTIEFKPEEGKYNYDGCRPEHHTNGEDFYSHPFITDKLKNCPICKRKITRGVLSRVIQLSDRPLGFKREKGKPFKYLLPLTEIIAYTYNINSPWSSKVIEIYRKLVEAYGSEYNLLLSDNLDLSSLTRYVDEKLALNISAVKRGEFYFDPPGHDGVYGKLKIGVKEQKVEYKKEDKNIGQRLLTDY; encoded by the coding sequence ATGGTTGATTTAATAGCTGACCTCCACATACACGGCAAGTATTCAGGCGGCTCCTCTAAAAACCTAGACATCGAAGAATTAACATATTACGCTGGATTGAAAGGTGTTTCAATACTAGCCACAGGTGATTTCACATATTCTAAATGGCTTTCAGAACTAGAGAGTAAATTAACTTTCGAAGAAGATGCAGGGATTTACAGCTTTAGGAAGGATAATTTTAAAGTTTATTTCATACTTCAAGCCGAGGTTAACACTGTAACAGGTGATGAGAAAAGAGGGGGTAAGCGAGTCCACCATATTATTTTAGCCCCTTCATTCGATGTCGTGAAACAGATAAAAGATGTTTTAGCCCGTTATGGAGGTTTAGAATCGGATGCCAGACCAACCTTAAAAATACCTATCCCGGAGTTCATAGAGGTTGTTAAAGAAGTAGATGAACTTATTGAAATTATACCAGCGCATATATTCACTCCATGGTATGGTTTGCTAGGTTCCTTTAACGGGTACGATCATATCAGAGACTGCTATGAAGACAAGCTTTCCGAAATTCACTGTCTAGAAACAGGTTTAAGCGCTGATCCAACTTATATCCAAGCGATATCATGGCTTGACGACTACTCGATTATCTCATGCAGTGATTTACACAGTTATTACCCGCATAGACTGGGGCGGGAGGCCACGGTTTTCAATCTTAAAAAACCCTCATATAAAGAGATAATAGAAGCGATTAGATTAAATGATGAAAGATTAAAGATGACGATTGAATTCAAACCTGAAGAAGGGAAATATAACTACGACGGGTGCAGGCCGGAGCATCATACTAATGGAGAAGACTTTTACTCCCATCCCTTTATAACTGATAAACTTAAAAACTGCCCTATTTGCAAGAGAAAAATTACGAGAGGAGTTTTAAGCAGAGTCATTCAGCTTTCAGATAGACCGTTAGGGTTTAAACGGGAAAAAGGTAAACCGTTCAAATACCTACTTCCTTTAACAGAGATTATCGCTTATACTTATAATATAAACTCCCCTTGGTCTAGTAAAGTTATAGAAATATACAGGAAGCTCGTGGAAGCCTACGGTTCAGAGTATAATCTTCTTTTATCCGATAACTTAGATCTCTCCTCTCTTACAAGATACGTGGATGAAAAGTTAGCTTTAAACATAAGCGCTGTGAAGAGAGGTGAATTTTATTTTGATCCTCCCGGTCATGACGGAGTTTACGGTAAATTAAAAATAGGCGTCAAAGAGCAGAAGGTAGAATATAAAAAAGAAGATAAGAATATCGGTCAGAGGCTGTTAACGGATTATTAA
- a CDS encoding CoB--CoM heterodisulfide reductase iron-sulfur subunit B family protein, with protein MAEAKKIAFYLGCALPSAQLFGEAAGKIVLKDLGVEPLDIEGATCCPDPEISRTVAPELWVTMAGRNIALAEKMNVDVFTVCNGCYDTLTHAYHMLSEDEKLYRKVNENLTKFGIQYQGKHRVLHAIEVLYDLIGLDRIKKRIKRKLTGVRVGIQYGCRIRLNPKKELVRKFRELVEILGCEVVDLESDRICCGVPMMYTDQKKALEQTKKRLDDMVNHNVDCIVLFCPACYDRLEKGQLELNQQGGDYDIPVFNYFELLAYCFGHEPDEFGAYLHKLDYEKIFEKAKSGGKA; from the coding sequence ATGGCAGAAGCTAAAAAAATAGCGTTCTACCTTGGATGCGCTTTACCTTCAGCGCAATTATTCGGTGAAGCTGCAGGTAAAATAGTTTTGAAAGATTTAGGCGTGGAACCACTTGACATAGAGGGAGCTACATGCTGCCCTGACCCTGAGATCAGTAGAACGGTAGCTCCGGAGTTATGGGTTACAATGGCTGGTAGAAATATAGCTTTAGCTGAGAAAATGAACGTAGACGTGTTCACCGTCTGCAATGGGTGTTATGATACTCTGACGCACGCTTATCACATGTTGAGTGAAGATGAAAAGCTTTACAGAAAAGTTAATGAAAACTTGACGAAGTTTGGAATCCAATACCAAGGTAAACACAGAGTTTTACACGCCATAGAAGTCCTCTACGATTTAATCGGTTTAGATAGAATTAAAAAACGGATTAAAAGAAAGCTTACAGGTGTAAGAGTTGGAATCCAGTATGGCTGCCGGATCAGACTTAACCCTAAAAAAGAGCTTGTTAGAAAATTCAGGGAGCTAGTAGAGATACTAGGCTGCGAAGTCGTAGACTTAGAGAGTGATCGAATATGCTGCGGTGTTCCAATGATGTATACAGATCAGAAGAAAGCCTTAGAGCAGACGAAGAAAAGATTAGATGATATGGTGAATCACAACGTGGATTGTATTGTATTATTCTGCCCAGCATGCTATGATAGACTTGAAAAAGGGCAGTTAGAGTTAAACCAGCAAGGCGGAGACTATGATATCCCCGTATTCAACTACTTCGAGCTACTAGCCTACTGCTTCGGACATGAACCAGATGAATTCGGCGCATACCTTCACAAACTCGACTACGAGAAAATATTTGAGAAAGCTAAATCAGGGGGTAAAGCATAA
- a CDS encoding 4Fe-4S dicluster domain-containing protein, with translation MADTDNQKVLFYDPELCSGCSYCMLACSYEHFKVLDYELSNLWIYPDPQRPFYYIGIHCSHCDDPICKAACPVEAISKGEDGIVNIDQNKCIGCRACNIMCPISVPWKNLERRVSFKCDFCKGDPKCAKFCPTGAISVKTRKEARELANKLILKAEAKANERRPR, from the coding sequence ATGGCTGACACAGATAACCAAAAAGTTTTATTTTATGATCCTGAACTGTGCAGCGGCTGCTCTTATTGCATGTTAGCGTGTTCATATGAGCATTTTAAAGTTTTAGACTATGAATTATCTAATTTATGGATTTACCCGGATCCTCAAAGACCATTCTATTATATTGGAATACATTGCTCACATTGCGATGACCCTATATGTAAAGCCGCTTGTCCTGTGGAAGCTATAAGCAAAGGCGAGGATGGTATAGTTAACATAGACCAGAATAAGTGTATAGGATGTAGAGCCTGCAATATTATGTGCCCTATTTCAGTTCCATGGAAGAATCTTGAGAGACGCGTTTCATTCAAATGCGACTTCTGCAAAGGGGATCCTAAATGCGCTAAATTCTGCCCAACCGGGGCTATCTCTGTTAAAACACGTAAGGAGGCGAGGGAGCTAGCTAATAAATTGATTTTAAAAGCGGAGGCTAAAGCAAATGAGCGAAGACCAAGATAA
- a CDS encoding arginine--tRNA ligase, whose amino-acid sequence MVDPWVILKRSVAEILESSFKNNNWSKPEKDYSFYVEVPPDSKLGDLSSTIAFKAAKTLKMKPISIAAKIREEYLLNPSKFIEKVEVAEPGYLNFYIKWSEYSKLVLDTILNEGDRYGDGDIGVGKKVIVEHTSANPTKPIHLGTMRCAVLGDVTARLLRKVGYNVEVENYMDDLGRQVAVLTWGYENLSSEIEKKPEYKDDYWLGLIYTAAAQRVEEKSEFEERIRHILKKMEEGGNEYSDLAQRLVYMVVKSQLETAARMNIFYDLLIWEKDIVRSGLFKEALNKMLKSPHVYQVREGEDANCIVIDMSILGEPYTSLKKSYKILVRSDGVSTYTGKDIAFQMWKFGLAEADLKFRVFGIQKNGGALMETAQDGEANRSFGHADKVVNVIGYEQTLPQQIVYQALKIMGYEEAYKNSYHLSFQWVWLPEQVAFSGRKGTWIGFHADAVLDKAFQLAMEEVEKRNPDMEPELKKRIAEVIASGSVKFYLAKYSPEKKIIIDWKEAINFEGDSAPYVQYTIVRINSILSKVNHIGEPDYSLLTDETEIDLIRTLSKFPYTVREAAETYQYHLIPHYCLSLANKFNIFYHKLPVLKAEDEALRAARLNLIKAVAQTLKIGLKDLIGIDIPVKM is encoded by the coding sequence TTGGTTGATCCTTGGGTTATCTTAAAAAGAAGTGTGGCGGAGATATTAGAATCCAGTTTTAAAAACAATAATTGGAGTAAACCTGAGAAAGACTACAGTTTCTACGTTGAAGTACCCCCGGATAGTAAACTAGGAGATTTATCCTCTACGATCGCTTTTAAGGCAGCGAAAACCTTGAAAATGAAGCCTATTAGTATAGCCGCTAAAATACGGGAAGAATATCTTTTAAACCCTAGTAAATTTATTGAAAAAGTGGAGGTCGCTGAGCCGGGTTACTTAAACTTCTATATAAAATGGTCTGAGTACTCTAAACTAGTTTTAGACACTATTCTAAATGAAGGGGACAGGTACGGCGACGGCGATATAGGGGTTGGAAAAAAAGTTATAGTAGAACATACAAGTGCTAATCCAACGAAGCCTATTCATCTAGGAACTATGAGATGCGCTGTTTTAGGAGATGTCACAGCCCGCCTACTTAGAAAAGTAGGATATAACGTGGAAGTTGAAAATTATATGGATGATTTAGGCCGTCAAGTAGCCGTTCTAACTTGGGGCTATGAGAATTTAAGCAGCGAAATTGAAAAGAAACCTGAATATAAAGACGACTACTGGCTTGGCTTAATATACACAGCAGCAGCTCAGAGAGTTGAGGAAAAAAGTGAGTTCGAAGAACGAATTAGACATATATTGAAAAAAATGGAGGAGGGAGGAAATGAATACTCAGATTTAGCTCAGAGACTAGTATATATGGTGGTTAAAAGCCAACTTGAAACAGCTGCGAGAATGAATATTTTCTATGATCTTCTAATATGGGAGAAAGATATAGTTAGATCAGGTTTATTTAAGGAAGCTCTTAATAAAATGTTAAAATCCCCCCACGTTTACCAAGTTAGAGAAGGAGAGGACGCTAACTGTATAGTTATAGATATGTCTATTCTAGGAGAGCCCTACACATCTTTAAAGAAAAGCTATAAGATACTTGTTAGATCAGACGGTGTGAGCACTTATACAGGTAAAGATATAGCTTTTCAAATGTGGAAGTTTGGTTTAGCTGAAGCAGATTTAAAGTTTAGAGTCTTCGGTATTCAAAAAAACGGTGGAGCTTTAATGGAGACAGCTCAGGATGGAGAGGCAAATCGAAGCTTCGGTCATGCGGATAAAGTGGTGAATGTAATAGGATACGAACAGACTCTCCCACAGCAGATAGTTTATCAAGCGCTTAAAATAATGGGTTACGAGGAAGCTTACAAGAATTCATATCATTTATCTTTTCAATGGGTTTGGCTGCCTGAACAGGTAGCGTTCTCAGGTCGAAAAGGAACATGGATAGGCTTCCACGCGGATGCAGTTCTAGATAAAGCTTTTCAATTAGCAATGGAGGAGGTTGAGAAGAGAAACCCTGACATGGAGCCTGAGCTTAAAAAGAGAATAGCTGAGGTTATAGCTTCAGGTTCGGTGAAATTTTATCTAGCAAAGTATAGTCCTGAGAAAAAAATTATAATAGACTGGAAGGAAGCTATAAATTTCGAAGGGGATTCAGCCCCATACGTCCAATACACTATAGTTAGAATAAACAGTATTCTAAGCAAAGTTAATCATATAGGGGAGCCAGACTACTCTCTTCTAACAGATGAAACTGAGATAGATTTAATCAGAACACTCTCAAAATTCCCGTACACGGTTAGAGAGGCAGCTGAAACATACCAATATCATCTAATACCTCACTATTGCCTCTCTTTAGCTAATAAATTCAATATATTCTATCATAAACTCCCTGTTTTAAAAGCTGAAGATGAAGCTTTAAGAGCTGCTAGACTAAATCTTATAAAGGCTGTAGCTCAGACATTGAAAATCGGTTTAAAAGATTTAATAGGAATAGATATACCGGTTAAAATGTGA
- a CDS encoding glycine cleavage system protein H: MVKIDQFELPDDLYYNDDHIWVKIEDGKARLGLNDFGQHIAGKILFARTKPEGKEVQAGKSFVSIETGKWVGSLKSPLTGVILEVNPALKSKPSLINESPYGEGWLVVIQPTNLEAELKTLHHSPEDVKNWMEKEIKEKLKK, translated from the coding sequence ATGGTTAAAATTGATCAGTTTGAGTTACCAGACGACTTATACTACAATGACGACCATATATGGGTTAAAATTGAGGATGGGAAGGCCAGATTAGGGCTTAACGATTTCGGTCAGCATATAGCTGGGAAAATTCTATTCGCGAGAACCAAACCTGAGGGTAAAGAAGTTCAAGCAGGGAAAAGCTTCGTTTCAATTGAAACAGGTAAATGGGTTGGATCTTTGAAATCGCCTTTAACCGGTGTGATCTTAGAGGTTAACCCTGCTTTAAAATCTAAACCTAGCTTAATCAACGAGTCACCTTACGGTGAGGGCTGGCTTGTTGTAATTCAACCTACCAATCTTGAAGCTGAGCTTAAGACACTTCACCATTCACCTGAAGATGTTAAAAACTGGATGGAGAAAGAGATCAAAGAGAAGTTGAAAAAATAA
- a CDS encoding NADH-quinone oxidoreductase subunit C: MTSKETPAAIEKFSLTDEVKLFLKEMLKENYIEEKQIHDRKYVIRTTPEYVKAIADYMIRRDGRLVHLTVSDEGVQGFEVQYHYGFDHIEKNTHFIIKVRIPREKPEIPSIAPITWQASWAEREMMDLLGVNFTGHPDPRHLFLPYEWPEEPESEKVDGFSLYTKRDKSAYYIRKELGKWVPLALSPADAKLTLLPIGPYHPMFIESEYFRVRVEGDEIVDVDMKTGFNHRGVMRLAEQRHYARIPFLVERVCGICSTTHATAYCNTVEAMLNIEIPDRAKYIRTIILELERLHSHLIWLGVAADLIGFKTLFMWALRDREHVLDLFEKLTGNRVHHDIVYLGGVRKDISEAHIPEILRRMEFVEESVKKYIDIAYDHPVVKARTMDVGRLTLSTAKDAGAVGPTARGSDWKIDARSSNPYAAYGPEYTTWDVITDSGGDVWSRLVVRLKEALVSCDIIRQSVERMKNTSPDLRVKPHLPEDGAEAVNKTEAPRGELYYYVKSNGTNIPHTVRIRTPSYRNDAVLPFMLRGYTLSDAPIIIGSIDPCFSCTDRMIRIEDLKTNQVRYERIGDLARKYRRV; the protein is encoded by the coding sequence ATGACGAGTAAAGAGACCCCTGCTGCAATTGAAAAATTCAGCTTAACCGACGAAGTCAAATTATTTCTAAAAGAAATGCTTAAAGAAAACTATATTGAAGAAAAACAGATACATGATAGAAAATATGTCATAAGAACAACGCCGGAATATGTTAAAGCTATAGCTGATTATATGATTAGAAGAGACGGCAGACTAGTTCATTTAACTGTTTCAGATGAAGGGGTTCAAGGTTTCGAAGTTCAGTATCACTACGGATTCGATCACATTGAAAAAAACACTCATTTCATTATAAAAGTGAGGATTCCACGCGAGAAACCTGAAATTCCATCCATAGCGCCGATTACATGGCAGGCCTCCTGGGCTGAAAGAGAGATGATGGATTTACTTGGAGTGAATTTTACAGGCCACCCTGATCCACGCCACCTATTCTTACCATACGAGTGGCCTGAGGAACCTGAAAGCGAGAAGGTAGACGGGTTCAGCTTATACACTAAAAGAGATAAATCCGCTTATTATATAAGAAAGGAACTCGGAAAATGGGTTCCACTCGCTTTAAGCCCGGCTGACGCTAAGCTGACATTACTGCCGATAGGACCATACCACCCCATGTTCATAGAATCAGAATATTTCCGTGTTAGAGTTGAAGGGGATGAAATAGTAGACGTTGACATGAAAACAGGTTTCAACCACCGCGGAGTGATGAGATTAGCTGAACAGCGCCACTATGCGAGAATACCGTTTCTAGTAGAGCGTGTATGTGGAATATGTAGCACAACTCACGCCACCGCTTACTGTAACACTGTGGAGGCTATGTTGAATATAGAGATACCGGATAGAGCTAAATATATTAGAACAATAATATTAGAGTTGGAGAGATTACACAGCCATCTAATATGGCTTGGTGTAGCCGCGGATCTTATAGGTTTTAAAACGCTCTTCATGTGGGCGCTGAGGGATAGAGAGCATGTATTAGATTTATTCGAGAAATTAACAGGGAATAGAGTTCACCATGACATCGTATACTTAGGAGGGGTTAGAAAAGATATAAGTGAGGCGCATATACCGGAAATACTTAGAAGAATGGAATTCGTTGAAGAATCTGTTAAAAAATACATAGATATAGCTTACGATCATCCGGTTGTAAAAGCTAGAACAATGGATGTTGGTAGGCTCACTCTCAGCACAGCGAAGGACGCTGGAGCTGTCGGGCCTACAGCTAGAGGCAGCGACTGGAAAATAGATGCTAGAAGCTCCAATCCTTACGCTGCATATGGGCCTGAGTACACTACATGGGATGTGATAACCGACTCAGGCGGTGACGTATGGTCTAGGCTAGTGGTAAGATTAAAAGAAGCGCTTGTTAGCTGTGATATAATAAGACAGTCTGTTGAGAGAATGAAGAACACCAGCCCAGATCTCAGAGTTAAACCTCACCTACCAGAAGATGGCGCTGAAGCTGTTAATAAAACAGAAGCGCCTAGAGGGGAACTATATTACTACGTTAAATCAAACGGCACAAACATCCCTCACACTGTTAGAATAAGAACACCCAGCTACAGAAACGACGCGGTGCTACCGTTCATGCTTAGAGGGTACACGCTATCAGACGCCCCTATTATCATAGGCAGTATAGATCCCTGCTTCTCTTGCACGGATAGAATGATTAGAATAGAAGATTTGAAAACAAACCAGGTGAGATATGAGAGAATAGGGGATTTAGCTAGAAAATACAGGAGGGTTTGA